A DNA window from Thiopseudomonas alkaliphila contains the following coding sequences:
- the cysE gene encoding serine O-acetyltransferase yields MLKRMREDIQSVFHRDPAARHAFEVLTCYPGLHAVWLHRVAHWLWTKNWKWLARVISNLSRWLTAIEIHPGAKIGRRFFIDHGVGIVIGETAEIGNDVTLYQGVTLGGTSWNKGKRHPTLEDGVVVGAGAKVLGPFTVGAGAKIGSNAVVTKAVPAGATAVGIPGRIIEKASDEQAAKRQAMAERFGFDMYAVGQDMPDPVARTIGQMLDHLAAVEERLEGMCGALTELGSDFCAKELPDLPSNPLNGSDDSETASADQVTTRE; encoded by the coding sequence ATGCTTAAACGAATGCGAGAAGATATTCAAAGCGTATTTCATCGTGATCCTGCGGCTCGGCATGCGTTTGAGGTGTTAACTTGTTATCCAGGGCTGCATGCGGTGTGGCTGCATCGAGTGGCGCATTGGTTATGGACTAAAAATTGGAAATGGCTGGCGCGGGTGATTTCTAATTTAAGTCGTTGGTTAACCGCCATTGAAATTCACCCAGGGGCTAAAATTGGCCGTCGCTTCTTTATCGATCATGGGGTGGGAATTGTAATCGGTGAAACTGCTGAGATTGGCAATGACGTTACCCTTTATCAGGGAGTTACGCTCGGTGGTACCAGTTGGAATAAAGGTAAACGTCACCCGACCCTAGAAGATGGGGTAGTCGTGGGTGCAGGAGCCAAGGTGCTTGGGCCTTTTACTGTCGGCGCTGGCGCTAAAATCGGCTCGAATGCAGTGGTGACTAAGGCGGTGCCCGCAGGGGCAACAGCCGTTGGGATTCCTGGGCGCATTATTGAAAAGGCCAGTGATGAGCAAGCCGCTAAACGCCAAGCCATGGCTGAGCGTTTTGGTTTTGATATGTACGCTGTAGGTCAGGATATGCCTGATCCCGTAGCACGCACAATTGGTCAAATGCTCGATCATTTAGCGGCAGTGGAAGAGCGTCTAGAAGGTATGTGCGGTGCTTTAACTGAGCTGGGGAGTGACTTCTGCGCCAAAGAGCTACCCGACTTACCGAGTAATCCATTAAATGGTAGTGATGATTCAGAGACTGCCAGTGCCGATCAGGTAACGACTCGCGAGTAA
- the iscR gene encoding Fe-S cluster assembly transcriptional regulator IscR, giving the protein MRLTTKGRYAVTAMLDLAINAGQGPVSLADISERQGISLSYLEQLFARLRRSNLVSSVRGPGGGYQLARAQQEIQVVQVIDAVNESVDATRCQGQGDCHQGGKCLTHHLWCDLSQQIHDFLSNISLADLMARSDVQEVAQRQTSQAVYKKEPANTLQEIRTAAVE; this is encoded by the coding sequence ATGCGGCTGACCACTAAAGGACGTTATGCAGTAACAGCGATGCTTGATCTGGCAATTAACGCGGGTCAGGGTCCTGTTTCATTGGCTGACATATCCGAGCGTCAAGGCATATCACTGTCTTATCTTGAGCAATTATTTGCTCGACTGCGCCGTAGTAATTTGGTGAGCAGTGTGCGTGGCCCTGGTGGTGGTTATCAGTTGGCGCGCGCCCAGCAAGAGATTCAAGTGGTGCAGGTGATTGATGCGGTTAATGAGTCGGTTGATGCGACACGTTGCCAAGGCCAAGGGGATTGCCATCAAGGTGGTAAGTGTTTAACCCACCACCTGTGGTGTGACCTAAGCCAACAAATTCATGATTTTTTAAGTAACATCAGTTTGGCAGATCTCATGGCACGTAGTGATGTACAAGAGGTTGCTCAGCGCCAAACAAGTCAGGCGGTTTATAAAAAAGAACCAGCCAATACTTTACAAGAAATACGTACCGCTGCTGTTGAGTAA
- a CDS encoding IscS subfamily cysteine desulfurase, whose protein sequence is MKLPIYLDYSATTPVDPRVAEKMIACLTMEGNFGNAASRSHIYGWKAEEAIEEARRQVADLIHADPREIVWTSGATESDNLAIKGVAHFYASKGKHIVTSKIEHKAVLDTCRQLEREGYEVTYIDPTEEGIVTPEMVEQALRDDTILVSIMHVNNEVGTINDIAAIGELTRARGIIFHVDAAQSAGKVEINMETMKVDLLSLSAHKMYGPKGIGALYVRRKPRIRLEAQMHGGGHERGMRSGTLATHQIVGMGEACRIAKAEMAEENARMKQLSERFYSHVSDMEELYLNGSQTQRVPHNLNLSFNYVEGESLIMALKDMAVSSGSACTSASLEPSYVLRALGRNDELAHSSIRFTFGRFTTEEEVDRAASQIKEAVNKLRELSPLWDMHKDGVDLSQVEWQAH, encoded by the coding sequence ATGAAATTACCGATTTACCTAGACTACTCGGCAACTACGCCAGTAGATCCACGCGTAGCAGAGAAGATGATTGCCTGTCTCACCATGGAGGGTAACTTTGGTAATGCGGCTTCTCGTTCGCATATTTACGGCTGGAAAGCCGAAGAGGCAATTGAAGAGGCACGCCGCCAAGTCGCTGATTTAATTCATGCGGATCCGCGTGAGATTGTCTGGACTTCAGGTGCTACCGAGTCGGATAACTTAGCGATCAAAGGTGTGGCACATTTTTATGCCTCTAAAGGTAAGCACATTGTTACCTCAAAAATTGAGCATAAAGCAGTGTTGGATACGTGCCGTCAGCTAGAGCGTGAAGGTTATGAGGTAACCTACATTGATCCTACCGAAGAAGGGATCGTCACGCCCGAAATGGTTGAGCAAGCGCTGCGCGATGACACTATTTTAGTGTCGATTATGCACGTGAACAACGAAGTGGGAACCATCAATGATATCGCCGCAATTGGTGAGCTGACGCGTGCCCGCGGTATCATTTTCCATGTGGACGCTGCTCAGTCAGCTGGTAAAGTTGAAATTAACATGGAAACCATGAAGGTGGACTTGCTGTCCCTTTCAGCGCACAAAATGTATGGCCCCAAAGGTATTGGTGCGCTCTATGTTCGTCGCAAACCACGTATTCGCTTAGAGGCACAAATGCATGGCGGTGGACATGAGCGTGGTATGCGTTCAGGTACTTTAGCTACTCACCAGATTGTCGGAATGGGTGAAGCGTGCCGCATTGCTAAGGCGGAAATGGCTGAAGAAAATGCACGGATGAAACAGTTAAGTGAGCGTTTTTACAGCCATGTAAGTGACATGGAAGAGCTCTACCTGAATGGCAGTCAGACCCAGCGAGTGCCGCATAACTTAAACCTTAGCTTCAACTATGTTGAAGGTGAGTCATTAATTATGGCGTTAAAAGATATGGCCGTGTCTTCAGGTTCAGCCTGTACTTCAGCCTCTTTAGAACCTTCGTATGTATTGCGTGCTTTAGGCCGCAATGACGAGCTAGCACACAGTTCTATTCGTTTCACCTTTGGTCGTTTCACCACCGAAGAGGAAGTAGATCGTGCGGCGAGTCAAATTAAAGAAGCAGTGAATAAACTGCGTGAATTATCACCACTTTGGGATATGCATAAAGACGGCGTAGACCTAAGTCAAGTGGAATGGCAAGCGCATTAA
- the iscU gene encoding Fe-S cluster assembly scaffold IscU, which translates to MAYSDKVLDHYENPRNVGKLDDSAENVGTGMVGAPACGDVMRLQIQVGDNGVIEDAKFKTYGCGSAIASSSLATEWMKGKTLEEAEQIKNTTIAEELALPPVKIHCSVLAEDAIKAAVRDYKQKKGLV; encoded by the coding sequence ATGGCATATAGCGATAAAGTTTTAGATCATTACGAGAACCCACGTAACGTAGGCAAGCTGGATGACAGTGCAGAAAACGTTGGAACCGGCATGGTGGGTGCACCTGCTTGTGGCGATGTGATGCGTTTACAAATTCAAGTGGGTGACAACGGCGTTATTGAAGACGCTAAGTTCAAAACCTACGGCTGTGGTTCAGCCATTGCATCAAGCTCGTTAGCAACCGAATGGATGAAGGGTAAAACCCTTGAGGAAGCAGAGCAGATTAAGAACACCACCATTGCCGAAGAGTTGGCGTTGCCACCAGTGAAAATTCACTGCTCGGTATTGGCTGAGGATGCAATTAAAGCTGCAGTACGTGATTACAAACAGAAAAAAGGCTTAGTCTAA
- the iscA gene encoding iron-sulfur cluster assembly protein IscA: protein MAISMTEAAASHIQRSLAGRGKGLGIRLGVRTTGCSGMAYVLEFVDELQNEDQVFEEYGVKVIVDPKSLVYLDGVQLDFVKEGLNEGFKFTNPNSRGECGCGESFSV from the coding sequence ATGGCCATTAGCATGACAGAAGCAGCAGCTAGTCATATTCAACGCTCACTGGCTGGGCGTGGAAAAGGATTAGGAATTCGGCTTGGAGTGCGTACAACTGGCTGTTCAGGAATGGCATACGTTTTGGAGTTCGTTGATGAGCTACAAAATGAAGACCAAGTATTTGAAGAGTATGGCGTTAAGGTGATTGTTGATCCTAAAAGCTTAGTGTACTTGGACGGTGTACAGCTCGACTTCGTTAAAGAAGGGCTGAATGAAGGCTTCAAGTTCACCAACCCTAATTCGCGCGGTGAGTGCGGATGCGGCGAAAGCTTTAGTGTTTAA
- the hscB gene encoding co-chaperone HscB gives MTDAPNYFELLSLTPSFEVDLSKLGADYRALAKTVHPDRFVSASDTERREALAKAASLNDAYQTLKNTTSRALYLLALQGRPVSTETTIQDGEFLFQQMQWREELEDLQALASFDAIAPFKQRLTQARAELNQLFAAVWQDPEQLELAEKYARRMQFLDKLTTEIRQLEERLDD, from the coding sequence ATGACTGACGCGCCTAACTACTTTGAGCTCTTATCCTTAACGCCTAGTTTTGAAGTGGATCTTTCAAAACTAGGCGCAGATTATCGAGCTCTAGCAAAAACTGTACACCCAGACCGTTTTGTGTCTGCTTCCGATACTGAGCGGCGTGAAGCCTTGGCGAAAGCCGCGAGCTTAAACGATGCTTATCAAACGCTCAAAAATACGACCTCTCGAGCACTGTATTTATTGGCTTTGCAAGGACGTCCTGTCTCCACTGAAACCACTATTCAAGATGGTGAGTTTTTATTTCAGCAGATGCAGTGGCGCGAAGAATTAGAAGATCTCCAAGCATTGGCTAGCTTTGATGCAATTGCTCCCTTTAAGCAGCGTTTAACTCAGGCACGCGCCGAGTTAAATCAGTTGTTCGCTGCAGTTTGGCAAGATCCTGAGCAGTTAGAGCTGGCTGAAAAGTACGCCAGACGCATGCAGTTTTTAGATAAGCTAACAACCGAAATCAGACAGCTTGAAGAGCGTTTGGACGATTAA